GACAGACGCTTCTTCCAGCAGAAGCAGGTTTGTTTgcagctgagaaccactgaaaaaTTTGTCTTGGACACAGGACTAAAAATAGTTGTGATAATCAAGGAGAAATTAGGGCCAACACCTGCAAAGTTGGCATACCAAAGTTAGACTCCTGAATTGCCCCTCAATAAAGAGTGCCTGGTTTTCTGAGGTACAGGAGCACCTGCTGAGGGGAGGAGCCTATATCTGGTCTCTGGAGCCTGACTTCAGGCGCCCTGATTTGAAAGTACCCCTCATAAACGCCAATGTTATCCACAGCAAATTAAATAAGAACAGAGTCCTGCCCAGGGCTGGTAGTTAGCAAATGAGAACACAAGCTACTGAAAGCTCTCCCGGGGCTGGGAAAACacagacctgggctggggagttATTGAGTCTTTCCAGGGAAGAGATGGTTTCAAGGAGGGACTTTCCTCTGCTTCTTGCTGTTCGCCGGGCGGCAGGGTGTTGGTGGTTTTTGCTGTCTGCCTTGAGCAGGGTTTGGAATGGGTGTGAGGTCTCAGTAGGGCCCTGCATATTCAGGGCAGTGCAGGTGCCTCTAAAACCTGGGGATATTGAATCTGCATGGCTCACAAACTGGAGATCGGATAGAAACTGGGCAAGCCCCAGTTGTCTGCTGCGCAGAGAAGTCCCTCTTAAGAAGCCAGTGACCCGCAAATCCTACTTCAGGAAGGTTTGCCACGTTCCACCTCGGAGACTGGAGCTACACATTGTTTTctagcccccgcccctcccagtgCACCCCTTCACAACCCAAATGGAATTACAAGGGTCCACATCAGTGGTCCCCCACGTTATTCCCCATCCCCCCATGAGGACCCATGTCTCAGGCAACACTGTCCGATGGAGGAAGCTGTCAGGCATCCTGTATTGGCTCTGGGTTAGCTCCTTCCCTCCCACGTTGTTCTGGGCCCACTTGATGATCCTGCTCTCTTCCCCCATGCTGGGTGTGCTGAAAGAGGAACCGTGACCCCCAGCTGTCTCCCCGGTGGGGCTTGGGGTTATTTTAGGTTTTGAGAAAAGAGGAAGATTGCGTCTGGTGAGCGGCAGTTTTGAGGAGTAGGAAGGCGATACCCTTGCAGTGGAGTGGTGAGGGGTGTCAGAAGGTCTGAGAAAGAGGAACGCCTCTTGCAGTCACAGGGGCACTTCCCTCTTGGCTCCTGCCTGAAAGGTACAGAGGCTACAGCCTCCCGGCATGAAGCAGAGAGAAGTTCAGGCGCTAAACAAAGAAAAGAGGATCTGGTTCACCTGATGCACAAGGGGGGTTTTCCAGCCAGTAAAACCTGTGACTTCCCAATAGATCCAGCTCGTGTTATCTCTGCTCAGTGTGAAGGCTCTTGACCCAGGGTGACACAGTGATCTAAGCATAAGGCAGGAAATGTCCAGACCCCTCAGCATCTCTGGTTGAATGCAAGTAGGAGTCTCTCCTCCTGCAAAGGGAACTAAATTGAGTACCAGGCTGGATGAGCAATTaaaaacccagttcctgtttgctcGCTGTGACCTTTAAAGATATCATGGTTTTGAAGAGTGGGGTTTGCTCCCATGTCCTTGGGCAAAatgtttcctccccctccctagcGTGCTGTGTGCTGGCTGCTACCCACCACCCCAGAgagggctgcatttcagtggtacttcctgaacatagggcctgatcttgaGAGATGCCAAGCGTTGATTCCAGTAGGAATTGGGGGTGATCCTGAGGATCATGACCTTTATCTGAGCACAAATAACAAGGTAGTTTCAAAAAGTgatgctttcttttcttttcttttcttttcttttcttttcttttcttttcttttcttttcttttctgggcCGTCTCTTTGGACATCACAGCAGTAGCACCCAAGCAgctatggggaggggggaacaataaaacatttttttaaaaatccatttttaattttacttttgttttcctgttgaGTCTAGTAATGCCTTCGTTACTGATGCACAGAGGTACATGTAGCTCTGTGCAGCAGCATTACATAGGGTTACAGAAGGCAAATGCTCTCTTACACTGGACAGGGTTATTGGAGATCAAAGAAAGGGGTATGGGTTGTAAAAATAATGGGCTTCTTTTGTTATTAAAACTGTCTCTGATCTGCCAGGCATGTGCCAGGAGCTGCTGTTAGGCTGAGCGGGGCAGTTTTGCATTTTGttgtgatagatagatagatagatagatagatagatagatagatagatagataaagggGGTGTatgggaatagatagatagattagattagataaaaGGGGTGTATGgggttagatagatagatagatagatagatagatagataaagggggtgtatggggatagatagatagatagatagatagatagatagatagaaggggtgtatgggaatagatagatagatagatagatagatagattagctAAAGGGGGTGTatgggaatagatagatagatagatctccTCTATAGTAACTCTCGTGTATCCACACCCCACATGGTCATGCCTTTAGAAGACACCTAGTGGTATTCAGTGATAACTGCACCCCTGGTTTGCCAGTTGGTAGCTGATCCTCGCACTCAGTGAAGCGCGTGCTCACAATGGAGACTGACCCCACTCATTATTACTCTGCCTTGATTACCTGGCATGGGGAGACCATGGAGGAAGTGCCCTGTGCATTTCTCGGAGACATTGCTGGGCTTACATCGGCTTAAAGGGGCACGTCATGGCGGAAGGGCTGTAACCCAGCTAATTAACCCGGAGCTGCCGCTGACATCTGCTGGGGAACCTCTCCAATGGAGGCCCTTGGCGGCAACTTGCCCTGTGATTTCTAACTTTCTTGGAGCCCCTTTCCTTgtgccctttctgtttccttcTTGCATGGACGAGGTCCTCAGCTCCCCCTATGTGCATTATATGCTTCACTAAAGCTCTTGGCCACGTGTTTAAAACATATTTGATGGCCAATTACAACTTTGAGTTCAGGAGCTGGCCCGTGGACTTCCGATGGGATGAGGCAGGCGACAAGGATAGCAGCCCTGGCCACCGGGCTGCGTCCCAGACCACAGCCAGAAAGGGtctgctgagatcagctctgcacgGAGGGCCTAGGACCACCCAGTGTAACTACCTCCGCAAGATGAAGCAGTTGCCTGGCCAGCTGGTCTGTTATATGGTGGCTCACTCCTTAGGCCGGTGGCTGCTTTACCCAGGCTCCCTGTACCTCATGCAGAAAGCCCTGCTGCCTTTACTGGTGAAGGGGCAGGCTCGCCTGCTGGAGGAGTTTCACGGGAAGCGGGCCAAGCTGGTGGCTCGCGATGGGAACGAGATTGACACCATGTTTGTGGACAGGAGAAAGAGctcagggatggaggaggagcagcGAGGGAAGCAGCTGGTGATCTGCTGCGAGGGGAATGTTGGTTTCTATGAAGTGGGGTGTCTCTCCACCCCACTGGAGGCTGGCTACTCGGCCCTGGGGTGGAACCACCCCGGCTATGCTGGGAGCACGGGCCTGCCCTTCCCACAGAATGATGCCAACGCTGTGGACGTGGTGATCCAGTATGCCATCTGCCGCCTGGGTTTTCGGGTGCAAGACATCATCCTCTATGGCTGGTCCCTGGGGGGCTACACTGCCACCTGGGCTGCCAAGACCTACCCGGAGCTGGGGGCCTTGGTGCTGGACGCCACCTTCGACGACCTGCTCCCCCTGGCCCTGAAGGTCATGCCCAAGAGCTGGACCAAGCTGGTGGTCCAGACGGTACGGCAGCACTTCAACCTCAACGTGGCTGAGCAGCTCTGCCGCTACCCGGGGCCGGTGCTGCTGATCCGGAGGACTGAGGATGAGGTCACCACCACCCGCATCAGTGCCGCGGACCAGCTCGCTGACATCAGGTCCAACAGAGGCAATgagctgctcctgcagctgctgaagTCCCGCTACCCCGAGGTCATGTCCTGGGAAGGGGAGGCGGCTGTCCGCCACTGGCTGCGAGCCTCCAACCCCAGGCAGGAAGAGGCCGTCTGCAGGCGCTTTGAGGTGGATGATGACTGGTGTGTCAGCAAGTTGCAAGGCTACAAATCCTGTCTCGGAGGTGAAGACAGCTTCCCCTGGAGGGTCGGGAGAGATGTGACCCCCAGGAGAAGGCAGCAGCTGGCCTTGTTTCTGGCCAGGAAGCACATGAAGAATGTGGAGGCCACACACTGGTCTCTCTTACTGCCCAATGAATTCCAGATGCCCTGGAAGCTGTAGCTGGGGAGTGGTGGGGAGATTTTcccaggagagagaaagagggactTAACAAGCTGGGTTTCCCTCTTCAATATGCTCATTGTGTGCATTTCCAATTATTCCCATCTGAGCACCCAGTAAAGGTGA
This sequence is a window from Eretmochelys imbricata isolate rEreImb1 chromosome 13, rEreImb1.hap1, whole genome shotgun sequence. Protein-coding genes within it:
- the ABHD16B gene encoding ABHD16B, whose translation is MCIICFTKALGHVFKTYLMANYNFEFRSWPVDFRWDEAGDKDSSPGHRAASQTTARKGLLRSALHGGPRTTQCNYLRKMKQLPGQLVCYMVAHSLGRWLLYPGSLYLMQKALLPLLVKGQARLLEEFHGKRAKLVARDGNEIDTMFVDRRKSSGMEEEQRGKQLVICCEGNVGFYEVGCLSTPLEAGYSALGWNHPGYAGSTGLPFPQNDANAVDVVIQYAICRLGFRVQDIILYGWSLGGYTATWAAKTYPELGALVLDATFDDLLPLALKVMPKSWTKLVVQTVRQHFNLNVAEQLCRYPGPVLLIRRTEDEVTTTRISAADQLADIRSNRGNELLLQLLKSRYPEVMSWEGEAAVRHWLRASNPRQEEAVCRRFEVDDDWCVSKLQGYKSCLGGEDSFPWRVGRDVTPRRRQQLALFLARKHMKNVEATHWSLLLPNEFQMPWKL